Proteins encoded by one window of Vitis riparia cultivar Riparia Gloire de Montpellier isolate 1030 chromosome 11, EGFV_Vit.rip_1.0, whole genome shotgun sequence:
- the LOC117925430 gene encoding NEDD8 ultimate buster 1, with protein sequence MEKLKIAGAWSGVLELELQVWTVSMLREEVAKRASCGPESINLIWSGKLLKDENLKLIELGIKNNGKVLATRVCSDQGKSLKEEFMAEEERSTRLARVKAAAIALSKRHAAGSLPVEDFNIELEDQSGQKVHLGSETDQRAVMMGLMLHANAKQMIKKENYKDALEVLSMGEEAFSLCNPKVIELVDNVPILQIDMVWCYFMLRDIRWLSEAGIRLAKAREGIERSHGKDASRVRVLQNGRYPELALHLRLELLEGVVSFHSGQFEKSKKVLTSAQAKYFQLQVPDEALSLLMSMGYKERNAKRALRMSNQQIDLAIDFLVEEKAKKEKKREEDIQRRNEIMEQKRYGMTPLRKAVDLQSLHMLVSIGFEKELAAEALRRNENDTQKALDDLTNPETNSAIQLDIESRKRKRQRQANEAAIEELISMGFERSEVVTAVQAFGTKEQALNALLGTAKANPTAPDDSNVIPSGSMPDEASLGSWSEVGDAGGSSSAKKGEERDLEMEDELAEDLRNGDAFADYDMEVTKEGEAINEYLTLLASADQSEKASSSR encoded by the exons ATGGAGAAACTGAAGATTGCAGGAGCATGGTCGGGGGTGTTGGAACTGGAACTCCAGGTTTGGACTGTGTCCATGTTGAGAGAGGAGGTGGCAAAGCGGGCCAGCTGTGGGCCGGAATCGATTAACTTGATTTGGTCCGGGAAGCTTTTGAAAGATGAGAATCTGAAATTGATTGAATTGGGAATTAAGAACAATGGCAAGGTTTTGGCCACTCGGGTTTGTTCTGATCAGGGAAAGTCTCTCAAAGAAGAATTCATGGCTGAGGAGGAACGCTCGACTAGACTTGCTCGGGTCAA GGCAGCTGCCATTGCCCTGTCCAAGAGACATGCAGCTGGTTCACTACCGGTAGAGGATTTTAATATAGAACTTGAAGATCAGAGTGGGCAGAAAGTGCATTTGGGATCTGAGACTGATCAGAG GGCAGTGATGATGGGCCTGATGCTTCATGCAAATGCTAAACAAatgattaaaaaggaaaattacaaAGATGCATTAGAAGTTCTTTCCATGGGAGAG GAGGCTTTCTCTCTATGCAACCCCAAGGTCATTGAG CTGGTTGACAATGTCCCAATACTACAAATAGACATGGTGTGGTGCTATTTCATGCTGAGAGATATCAGATGGCTTTCAGAAGCAGGAATACGACTTGCAAAAGCTAGAGAAGGAATTGAACGTTCTCACGGGAAGGATGCTTCCCGTGTCAGGGTCCTTCAAAATGGTCGTTACCCAGAGCTTGCGTT ACATTTGAGACTTGAACTGTTGGAAGGAGTAGTGTCGTTCCACAGTGGTCAgtttgaaaaatcaaagaaggtGTTGACCTCTGCACAAGCTAAATACTTCCAG CTCCAGGTGCCAGATGAAGCCTTATCATTGCTTATGAGCATGGGCTACAAAGAACGTAATGCAAAGAGGGCTCTAAGAATGAGCAATCAACAGATTGATCTTGCTATTGATTTCCTTGTCGAGGAGAaagcaaagaaagagaagaaacgTGAGGAAGATATTCAGCGAAGGAATGAAATCAT GGAGCAAAAAAGGTATGGAATGACACCCCTCAGGAAAGCTGTTGATCTCCAGAGCTTACATATGTTGGTCTCCATTGG GTTTGAGAAGGAGCTTGCTGCTGAAGCTCTTCGAAGAAATGAGAATGACACTCAGAAGGCTTTGGATGACTTGACAAACCCAGAAACTAATTCTGCCATACAG CTTGATATTGaatcaaggaaaagaaaaagacaacgCCAAGCAAATGAGGCTGCAATTGAAGAGCTTATTTCAATGGGCTTTGAAAGATCAGAAG TTGTTACAGCTGTTCAGGCCTTTGGCACTAAAGAACAAGCATTGAATGCTCTACTAGGAACAGCAAAGGCAAATCCCACGGCTCCAGATGACAGCAATGTAATTCCTTCGGGTTCAATGCCTGATGAGGCCAGCCTTGGCAGTTGGAGTGAAGTGGGTGATGCCGGAGGTTCATCAAGTGCCAAGAAAGGGGAAGAGCGGGACCTGGAGATGGAGGATGAACTTGCTGAGGATCTACGAAACGGGGATGCATTTGCAGACTATGACATGGAAGTTACCAAAGAAGGTGAAGCTATAAATGAATACTTGACTCTGCTGGCTTCTGCAGACCAAAGTGAGAAAGCATCCTCTTCCCGGTGA